Proteins from a genomic interval of Perognathus longimembris pacificus isolate PPM17 chromosome 14, ASM2315922v1, whole genome shotgun sequence:
- the Plekhg3 gene encoding pleckstrin homology domain-containing family G member 3 isoform X4 — protein MPVSATLHPDGSQERPSSLMSTTSSGSSRDSHSAMEEPTGPEASAQNGVGSPCGRHSPNINNNSSGWMNGKGSLSPFNGRAAGPVHKLSYLGRVVREIVETERMYVQDLRSIVEDYLLKIIDTPGLLKPEQVSALFGNIESIYALNSQLLRDLDSCNSDPVAVASCFVERSQEFDIYTQYCNNYPNSVAALTECMQDKQQAKFFRDRQELLQHSLPLGSYLLKPVQRILKYHLLLQEIAKHFDEEEDGFEVVEDAIDTMTCVAWYINDMKRRHEHAVRLQEIQSLLINWKGPDLTTYGELVLEGTFRVHRVRNERTFFLFDKILLITKKRGDHFVYKGHIPCSSLMLIESTRDSLCFTVTHYKHSKQQYSIQARTAEEKRSWTHHIKRLILENHHATIPQKAKEAILEMDSYYPTRYRCSPERLKKAWSSQDEVSTHARQGRRQSEPTRHLLRQLSEKSKAAGMKHAGSAGALLDFEQVPHTQSLQPETEGAAPEEEEQEEEEQEEEERQEEEEEVVDEEEEEEEEEEEEQASPASLEDLAGHEGSEKVPQPEAPGLEAEEEEEEEEEEEEVGETQETESLLPPSVLDQASVIAERFVNSFSRRSSLALEDGKNSGFGTPRLVSRSSSVLSLEGSEKGLARWGSTTDSLFNHLTPGVDISVGVATESGPSVNGTEPPNAGCAVEPDRSSCKKESTLSTRDRLLLDKIKSYYENAEHHDAGFSIRRRESLSYIPKGLVRNSVSRFNSLPKPESKPAAPVGYKRQGGSRPASWDLFDLPGPIQAGPGDPAPVTDAEFRPSSEMVKMWERMESSPRSPRVGPGQGQANGFELQEPLFILEEHELGAITEESAAASPENASPTEKSSPAHLARELKELVKELSSNAQEDVVTPLHPHIVQLSHVMGSHVSERVKNKVYQLARQYSLRIKNIKSVTTRPPLQWAKDVPGRGGKSPTTPCLQEEAKELSHGKGKRKPRLSLSYEQLVAQEYSPPRSSASETSPRRFSFSPSAVSPRTTSPGPWPSTRSPLSPFNTETFNWPDVRELCSKYASHDEAVRAGGSLSRGPPVNRSRSLPESMVEPLLSGRVGRCRSLSTKRGRGGRESAQSLAPGLPQSVLNGGETLYVTADLTLENNHRVIVMERGPLPSSSGGLEEEGSRQEAGSPGAIVDQGHDFQEFVEYWPREEAPRDPGDPSKQGRVRNLREKFQALNSVG, from the exons ATGCCCGTCTCTGCTACCCTTCACCCAGATGGCAGCCAGGAGCGGCCATCGAGCCTGATGTCCACCACCTCCTCTGGCTCTTCTCGTGACAGCCACAGTGCCATGGAGGAGCCCACTGGCCCCGAGGCTTCTGCCCAGAATGGGGTGGGCTCCCCATGTGGCCGTCATTCCCCTAACATCAACAATAACTCCAGCGGCTGGATGAACGGGAAGGGGTCCCTGTCCCCATTCAACGGCCGGGCAGCAGGACCTGTCCACAAGCTCAGCTACCTGGGCCGAGTGGTGCGCGAGATTGTGGAAACGGAGCGCATGTATGTGCAGGACCTGCGCAGCATCGTGGAG GACTACCTCTTGAAGATCATCGACACCCCTGGTCTCTTGAAGCCAGAGCAAGTCAGTGCTCTCTTTGGGAACATAGAGAGCATCTATGCACTGAACAG CCAACTACTCAGAGACTTGGACAGCTGCAATAGTGACCCAGTGGCTGTGGCCAGCTGCTTTGTGGAGAGG AGCCAAGAGTTTGATATCTACACTCAGTACTGCAACAACTACCCGAA CTCCGTGGCTGCCCTGACAGAATGTATGCAGGACAAGCAGCAGGCCAAATTCTTCCGGGACCGGCAGGAGCTTCTGCAGCACTCGCTGCCCTTGGGCTCCTACCTGCTGAAGCCAGTCCAGCGCATCCTCAAGTACCACCTGCTACTCCAG GAAATTGCCAAACATTTTGATGAGGAAGAGGATGGCTTTGAAGTGGTGGAAGATGCCATTGACACCATGACCTGTGTTGCATGGTACATCAATGACATGAAGCGGAGACATGAGCACGCAGTCCGGCTCCAG GAGATTCAATCGCTGCTCATTAACTGGAAAGGGCCAGACCTGACTACCTATGGGGAGCTCGTCTTAGAGGGCACGTTCCGTGTGCACCGAGTGCGAAATGAGAGGACTTTTTTCCTGTTTGACAAGATACTGCTCATCACCAAGAAGCGGGGCGATCACTTTGTCTATAAGGGTCACATCCCG TGTTCCTCACTGATGCTGATCGAAAGTACCAGGGACTCCCTGTGCTTCACCGTCACCCACTACAAGCACAGCAAGCAGCAGTACAGTATCCAG GCCAGGACAGCGGAAGAGAAACGCAGCTGGACTCATCACATCAAGAGGCTCATCCTGGAAAACCACCATGCCACCATCCCTCAGAAG GCCAAGGAAGCCATCTTGGAAATGGACTCCTATT ATCCCACTCGGTACCGCTGTAGCCCAGAGCGGCTAAAGAAGGCCTGGTCCTCCCAGGATGAGGTGTCCACCCATGCACGGCAGGGGCGCCGGCAATCTG AGCCAACCAGACACCTGCTGAGACAACTGAGTGAGAAAT CCAAAGCAGCAGGAATGAAG CATGCAGGCAGCGCCGGTGCCCTCCTGGATTTTGAGCAGGTACCTCATACGCAGAGTCTGCAACCAGAGACTGAGGGGGCTGccccagaggaggaggagcaggaggaggaggaacaggaggaagaggagcggcaggaggaagaagaggaggtggtggatgaggaggaggaggaggaggaggaagaagaagaggagcaggCTTCTCCTGCCTCTCTGGAGGACCTGGCAGGGCATGAAGGCAGTGAGAAGGTGCCCCAGCCAGAGGCCCCAGGcttggaggcagaggaggaggaggaggag gaggaggaagaggaagaagtgggGGAAACCCAGGAGACTGAAAGTCTCCTGCCACCTTCCGTACTAGACCAGGCCAGTGTCATTGCTGAACGGTTTGTCAACAGCTTTTCTCGGCGGAGCAGCCTAGCACTGGAGGATGGCAAGAACAGTGGCTTTGGGACACCACGGCTGGTTAGCCGGAGCAGCAGTGTGCTCAGCCTAGAGGGTAGCGAGAAGGGTCTGGCTCGGTGGGGCAGCACCACGGACTCCCTCTTCAACCATCTTACCCCCGGAGTGGACATTAGTGTGGGGGTGGCCACAGAGAGTGGCCCTTCTGTCAACGGAACAgagcccccaaatgcaggctgtgCAGTGGAGCCTGATAGATCTTCCTGCAAGAAGGAATCCACGCTCTCCACCCGAGACAGACTATTGCTGGACAAAATTAAGAGCTACTATGAAAATGCAGAGCACCATGATGCAGGCTTTAGCATTCGGCGTAGGGAGAGTCTCTCTTATATCCCCAAAGGACTGGTGAGAAACTCGGTGTCCAGGTTCAACAGCCTTCCCAAGCCAGAATCAAAGCCAGCAGCTCCGGTGGGGTACAAGAGACAGGGTGGCTCCCGGCCAGCCTCATGGGATCTGTTCGATCTCCCAGGAcctatccaggctggcccaggggaCCCAGCGCCTGTCACGGATGCTGAGTTTCGACCATCTTCGGAAATGGTGAAGATGTGGGAGAGGATGGAGTCTTCTCCAAGGAGCCCTCGGGTGGGGCCAGGCCAGGGCCAGGCCAATGGCTTTGAGCTGCAGGAGCCACTCTTCATCCTGGAGGAGCACGAGCTGGGGGCTATCACGGAGGAGTCAGCTGCTGCCTCCCCAGAAAATGCCTCCCCCACCGAGAAGTCCAGCCCAGCCCACCTGGCCCGGGAGCTAAAAGAGCTGGTAAAGGAGCTGAGCAGTAATGCCCAGGAAGATGTGGTTACCCCATTGCACCCCCACATCGTGCAGCTCTCCCACGTGATGGGAAGCCATGTGAGTGAGCGGGTCAAGAACAAGGTCTACCAGCTGGCCCGCCAGTACAGCCTCCGGATTAAGAACATCAAGTCGGTGACCACCAGGCCACCACTGCAGTGGGCAAAGGACGTTCCTGGGAGAGGTGGGAAGAGCCCCACCACCCCCTGCCTGCAGGAGGAGGCTAAAGAGCTTTCACATGGCAAAG GCAAGAGAAAGCCCAGACTGTCCCTCAGCTATGAGCAGCTGGTGGCCCAGGAATACAGTCCTCCCAGGTCCTCTGCCTCAGAGACGTCGCCACGCCGTTTTTCCTTCAGCCCTTCTGCTGTCAGTCCGAGGACCACCTCGCCTGGACCCTGGCCCTCCACACGGAGCCCCCTCAGCCCCTTCAACACAGAAACCTTCAACTGGCCCGATGTTCGAGAGCTGTGCTCCAAGTATGCTTCCCACGATGAGGCTGTCCGGGCTGGAGGCAGCCTATCTCGTGGGCCACCAGTCAACAGGAGCCGCTCATTGCCTGAGAGCATGGTGGAGCCGCTTCTGTCAGGCAGGGTGGGCCGCTGTCgtagcctgagcacaaagaggggcAGGGGAGGTAGAGAGAGTGCCCAGTCCCTGGCTCCTGGGTTACCCCAAAGTGTGCTGAATGGAGGTGAAACCCTGTATGTCACTGCAGACCTCACCCTGGAGAACAACCATCGGGTGATTGTAATGGAGAGGGGGCCTCTTCCCAGCTCCTCtggggggctggaggaggagggcagtAGACAGGAAGCAGGCTCACCAGGAGCCATAGTAGATCAGGGCCACGATTTCCAGGAGTTTGTAGAATATTGGCCAAGGGAAGAAGCCCCCAGGGACCCAGGAGACCCAAGCAAGCAGGGCAGAGTGAGAAACCTGAGGGAGAAGttccaggccttgaactctgtggGTTGA